The nucleotide sequence AATATTGTTCGTAAAGATCAGCGAAATATGCCGTATGTGCTGCGTTTAAAAAGGAATATTTATCCATTATTTTTTTTAAGACTTTCTTACGTCAAGAAAATTTTTTCAAAAATACAACTTTTAGTAAAATGTGATGTCTTTTTTTCTATTAAAAACACATCTTTTATAGTGGTAAGAAAACCTTGCCTTGTTCTATTTGTAAAGAAAAATTTTTGATGGTATTTTGATTAAGACTTTGAATGAATTTTGACCTACTTGGACTTGCTATATCATGTAACGGACACGGTTTATTTGAATTACACTTTTCTAGACTTAACAAACAAGAATTAAACTTATCATCTCCATCAATAACATTAACAATATCCATTAAAGTATGGTTTGCATTTTCCTCACTTAAAAAAAATCCGCCTTTAGATCCCTTCTTTGAAGATATTATATCCTCTCTAGATAATTCTTGTAATAATTTCGCTAAATATGCTTGAGGAACATTAATAGGTTCTGCCATATCCTTAACTCTTATTCTATTATCTTCACTAGAGTTAACAGATAGAAATAAAACAGCTTTAATAGCATATTTTGATGAGTTTGAAAACATGTTTTTGAAATTAATTAAGATACTGTAAATATAAAAAAGATGTTTTCGTCCTAAATATGATTTTTATCATGTTTTAATGCCTCTATAGATTATACTTTTGCTCCATAAAATCATTTTTAAATTTTTTATACACCTAAAATTTGAACAAAAAATTAGATAAAACCTAAAACAGAATGAAATCAACACTAAAAATTTTAACACTAGCAATTACCTTATTGGCTTTAAGCTGTGGAGGTGGTGAAGAAAAGAAGGAAGAAAAGACAAAAGTTCAACTTAAAAAACAAACAACAACAAAAGCAGAGCCAAAAACTACTAATACAAAAGCATCCGAAACAATAGATTTAACCAATAAGGGTGTTGGGCCAATAACATCTGTAGACATATCTGCTCCAGTAGATCAAGTCATGGCGACTCGCGGAAAAGAAGTATATGATAAAATGTGTACCGCTTGCCATAGAATTGATAAAAAATTCATTGGTCCTGCGCCAACAGGAATTCTAAAAAAGAGAACACCAGAATGGGTGATGAACATGATCCTAGATCCTGAAGGAATGACTCAAAAAGATCCTTTAGCAAAAGCTCTATTAATTGAGTTTAACGGCTCTCCTATGGCAAATCAAAACTTAACAGAAGAAGAAGCCAGAAATGTCCTTGAATATTTTAGAACATTAAAATAAGCATATATGAAATCAATTAAACATCTATTTTTTGTTTTTACACTAGTAGCATTGGTTTGTTCATGTAAAAATGAAAACAAAGAAGCCTCAACGACCTCTACAGCTAATCAAGCTGATACGAATACAGAAGAACGATCTGGTCAAGCTTTTATAACAGATGATGAAAGTAAGCCAACCGTTTTAAGTATTGCAATAGGATCTAAAGATCATACCACTTTAGTCGCTGCTGTTCAAGCTGCACAATTAGAAAACGCTTTAGTAAATGCAGGCCCGCTAATGGTATTTGCTCCTACTAATGAAGCTTTTGCTGCGCTACCAGAAGGCACTGTAGAAAATTTATTAAAACCAGAAAACAAGGATGCCTTAGCAAATATCTTAAAGTATCATGTAACACCTGGGAACTATTCTAAAGATTTTATAAAGAAGTTTAAAAAGTTAGGACAGGCAAATAATGGCTATGTACAAGTCGAAGTTGTTGATGGTGAACCATTAATTGGAGGTGCAAAAATTTTAGCTAGTGTGCCAGCAGGAAATGGTATTGTCCATGTTATCGACAAGGTGCTTTTGCCACCATCAAATGAGTAAAATAACACTAATCAAAATAAAAAAAATGAAAAATATAATTAAATCAACTATTGCAATGTTAAGTGTTCTAGTAGCATTTACAAGTTGTAATAATTCAGAGAAGTCAGATAGCAAGTCTGGAGCTTTAGCGAGCAACGTTGCCGAAAAAGTATATGTGGCTCCAGGTGAGCATGACGAATTTTACGCATTCATCTCAGGTGGATTTAGTGGGCAGCTATCTGTTTACGGTCTTCCATCTGGACGTTTATTTAAAGTGATTCCTGTGTTCTCACAAGATGCAGAAAAAGCTTATGGTTATAACGAAGAAACTAAACCAATGTTAAACACATCACATGGTTTTGTGCCTTGGGATGATAGTCACCATCCAGATATTTCGCAAACTGCTGGAGAAATAGATGGTCGATGGATATTTATTAATGGTAATAATACACCTCGTATTGCAAAAATAGATTTATCTACTTTTGAAACTACTGAAATTATCGAGATACCTAATAGTGCAGGTAACCATAGCTCTTCTTTTGTTACAGAGAACACAGAATATGTTGTAGCTGGAACACGTTTTTCTGTCCCAATTCCACAAAGAGATATGCCAATTAAGGATTATAAAGGAAACTTTAAAGGATCTTTATCTTTTATCTCTGTAGATCCTGAACATGGTCATATGGATATAAAATTCCAATTAATAATGCCTGGATTTGATTATGATTTATCACACCCTGGTCGTGGAAAATCTCATGGTTGGTTCTTCTTTAC is from Pontimicrobium sp. SW4 and encodes:
- a CDS encoding Rrf2 family transcriptional regulator → MFSNSSKYAIKAVLFLSVNSSEDNRIRVKDMAEPINVPQAYLAKLLQELSREDIISSKKGSKGGFFLSEENANHTLMDIVNVIDGDDKFNSCLLSLEKCNSNKPCPLHDIASPSRSKFIQSLNQNTIKNFSLQIEQGKVFLPL
- a CDS encoding fasciclin domain-containing protein, which produces MKSIKHLFFVFTLVALVCSCKNENKEASTTSTANQADTNTEERSGQAFITDDESKPTVLSIAIGSKDHTTLVAAVQAAQLENALVNAGPLMVFAPTNEAFAALPEGTVENLLKPENKDALANILKYHVTPGNYSKDFIKKFKKLGQANNGYVQVEVVDGEPLIGGAKILASVPAGNGIVHVIDKVLLPPSNE
- a CDS encoding cytochrome c, which translates into the protein MKSTLKILTLAITLLALSCGGGEEKKEEKTKVQLKKQTTTKAEPKTTNTKASETIDLTNKGVGPITSVDISAPVDQVMATRGKEVYDKMCTACHRIDKKFIGPAPTGILKKRTPEWVMNMILDPEGMTQKDPLAKALLIEFNGSPMANQNLTEEEARNVLEYFRTLK